Proteins from a genomic interval of candidate division WOR-3 bacterium:
- a CDS encoding T9SS type A sorting domain-containing protein, whose amino-acid sequence MKSVVVPLLLCAAVLAAGPMPVGVIDTVGGTTYDDQNSGPALQWVINDPAYGIHVTWMYANSATPWSDRTMQYNFFDRNTSAWNWLDPDFMVSGTNSQFRKTGFGTLEIDPVDGSARIAAHYAAGMPGFTPVVVDDLAPGAGIFNEWLGAPSLTEYFLPVMAIPSDGSTNLLLIRFAASDNLYYARSTTWGSWDSPVFWNVASAFGHNLVASRASNRLLATWMSGNGADLALSYRFSSDGGANWDTTRKLTPPSVFGTDSGTVCFIGATPLFDKDDNWRLVTTLVPLVTDSALQNPAQIWVYNSGTSEWHFIHGAGAQNLSGEIGGNAAYCGRPSLGQNPTSGAFYCAWEEFDSTNFEPSTGRLRADIFVASSPDGTTWSSPTRVTSSDATSKRFPFLARNCSGDSLAISFEQDSIAGFNTGGTGVISRNPICVWRGTVSGAVSELRPSPLAPRPLLTATIARGVLNLQSPISNLQSEIVLLDASGRTVLSLRPGPNDVTALVPGIYFVREESPTAGRVSPAVRKVAVLR is encoded by the coding sequence ATGAAGTCAGTTGTCGTACCGCTGTTGCTTTGCGCCGCTGTGCTCGCGGCCGGGCCGATGCCGGTGGGAGTAATCGACACGGTCGGCGGGACCACCTACGACGACCAGAACTCCGGACCGGCCCTGCAATGGGTAATCAACGACCCGGCCTACGGCATCCACGTTACCTGGATGTACGCGAACTCGGCCACGCCCTGGTCCGACCGCACCATGCAGTACAACTTCTTCGACCGGAACACGTCGGCCTGGAACTGGCTCGACCCCGACTTCATGGTTTCGGGCACCAACTCCCAGTTCCGCAAAACCGGGTTCGGGACCCTGGAAATCGACCCGGTCGACGGCTCGGCTCGCATCGCCGCCCACTACGCCGCCGGCATGCCGGGCTTCACCCCGGTCGTGGTTGATGACCTCGCCCCGGGCGCCGGTATCTTCAACGAGTGGCTCGGCGCTCCGTCCCTGACCGAGTACTTCCTGCCCGTCATGGCGATTCCGTCCGATGGCTCCACGAACCTGCTCCTAATCCGTTTTGCGGCGTCGGATAACCTCTACTACGCCCGTTCCACCACCTGGGGCTCATGGGACTCTCCGGTCTTCTGGAACGTCGCCAGCGCGTTCGGCCACAACCTCGTTGCCTCGCGCGCCTCGAACAGACTGCTCGCGACCTGGATGAGCGGCAACGGCGCCGACCTGGCGCTCTCCTACCGCTTCTCCTCTGACGGCGGCGCGAACTGGGATACCACCCGGAAGCTGACCCCGCCGTCGGTTTTCGGCACCGACTCGGGCACGGTCTGTTTCATCGGCGCCACCCCGCTGTTCGACAAAGACGACAACTGGCGGCTGGTGACAACGCTGGTGCCGCTCGTCACCGACTCGGCGCTCCAGAACCCGGCGCAGATCTGGGTCTACAACTCCGGCACCAGCGAATGGCACTTCATCCACGGTGCGGGCGCCCAGAACCTCTCCGGGGAAATCGGCGGCAACGCCGCCTACTGCGGCCGGCCCAGTCTCGGCCAGAACCCTACCAGCGGCGCCTTCTACTGCGCCTGGGAAGAATTCGACTCGACCAACTTCGAGCCCTCCACCGGTCGCCTCCGGGCCGACATCTTTGTCGCCTCGTCGCCGGACGGTACGACGTGGAGTTCGCCGACGCGTGTCACGAGTTCCGACGCTACATCGAAACGCTTCCCATTCCTGGCCAGGAACTGCTCGGGCGACTCGCTCGCGATCAGCTTCGAGCAGGACTCGATTGCCGGGTTCAACACCGGCGGCACCGGCGTCATCTCCCGTAACCCCATCTGCGTCTGGCGCGGAACCGTGTCAGGTGCTGTCTCCGAGCTCCGCCCTTCGCCCCTCGCTCCTCGCCCCTTGCTGACCGCAACCATCGCCCGCGGCGTCCTCAATCTGCAATCTCCAATCTCCAATCTGCAATCTGAAATCGTCCTCCTCGACGCGTCCGGCCGTACGGTCCTTTCTCTCCGCCCCGGCCCGAACGACGTCACCGCCCTGGTTCCCGGCATCTACTTTGTGCGTGAGGAGTCGCCGACCGCAGGCCGCGTTTCGCCGGCTGTCCGCAAAGTAGCAGTGCTGCGCTAG